The following proteins are co-located in the Methylomonas sp. 11b genome:
- the pip gene encoding prolyl aminopeptidase, which yields MKTLYPDVSPFHTFFLETDSEHRVYVEQSGNPAGIPVIFLHGGPCSGTKPDHRRFFNPEYYHIILMDQRGCGLSEPFGELQGNTTQDLLADMERIRSQLRIEKWLLFGGSWGGTLALLYAQQYPSHVLAMILRGVFLARQADMEWFLGNGVNKIYPERWQVLLDNLPNLPDANVLERLVEAIFGADQDAARRAAQQWQAWSGQVALGNDYLESMESVSEQMLRQVKMELSYAIHDYFIRENQILENCAGLQAIPTIIIHGRNDLTCPIEAGWRLHQALPQSRYVVLPNAGHIARGDEMIDALVSATDEMAKLLA from the coding sequence ATGAAAACCCTCTATCCGGACGTTTCGCCCTTCCATACTTTCTTTCTGGAAACCGATAGCGAGCATCGCGTTTACGTCGAGCAATCCGGCAATCCGGCCGGCATTCCAGTGATATTTTTGCATGGCGGTCCGTGTTCCGGTACCAAGCCGGATCATCGGCGGTTTTTCAATCCCGAGTACTATCATATTATTTTGATGGATCAGCGTGGCTGCGGATTATCGGAGCCGTTTGGTGAATTGCAAGGCAATACCACTCAGGATTTATTGGCGGATATGGAGCGTATCCGCAGTCAGTTACGTATTGAAAAATGGTTGTTATTCGGCGGTTCCTGGGGTGGGACCTTGGCGTTACTTTACGCTCAGCAGTATCCGAGTCACGTGTTGGCAATGATCTTGCGCGGCGTGTTTTTGGCGAGGCAGGCCGATATGGAGTGGTTTCTGGGAAACGGCGTCAATAAAATCTATCCGGAGCGTTGGCAGGTCTTATTGGATAATTTGCCCAATTTGCCGGACGCCAATGTTTTGGAGCGATTGGTGGAGGCAATTTTCGGTGCCGATCAGGACGCCGCCAGGCGCGCTGCTCAACAATGGCAGGCTTGGAGCGGACAAGTGGCTCTGGGGAATGACTATTTGGAGAGTATGGAGTCGGTCAGCGAGCAGATGTTGCGGCAAGTAAAAATGGAATTGTCTTATGCCATACATGATTATTTCATCCGCGAAAATCAAATCCTGGAAAACTGTGCAGGGTTACAGGCGATACCGACTATCATCATTCACGGCCGAAACGATTTGACCTGTCCTATAGAAGCCGGCTGGCGCCTGCATCAGGCCTTACCGCAATCTCGTTACGTAGTGTTGCCGAATGCCGGGCACATTGCGCGGGGCGACGAAATGATCGATGCTTTGGTATCCGCGACCGATGAAATGGCCAAGCTTTTAGCGTAG
- a CDS encoding UbiX family flavin prenyltransferase, whose product MSNKKRLVIAMTGATGAIYGVRMLQVLRERDEWETHLVVSTAGFVNLKYELDMDRATLYELADVTHGINDIASCIASGSFKTEGVVIAPCSMKTLAAVAHGFGDNLISRAADVALKERRKTVLVPRETPLNLAHIRNMASVTEMGGIIYPPMPAFYNKTDSVRAMVDEGVGRILDMFGVDATGLFKPWTGLDG is encoded by the coding sequence ATGAGCAACAAAAAACGACTGGTTATTGCCATGACCGGCGCTACCGGGGCCATCTACGGCGTCCGGATGCTGCAAGTGTTGCGGGAGCGAGACGAATGGGAAACTCATCTCGTCGTATCGACAGCTGGTTTCGTTAATCTAAAATACGAGCTGGATATGGATCGCGCTACCTTGTATGAGTTGGCGGATGTTACGCACGGCATAAACGATATTGCCTCCTGTATTGCCAGCGGTTCTTTCAAGACCGAGGGCGTGGTGATTGCGCCATGCTCGATGAAAACCCTGGCGGCTGTGGCGCATGGGTTTGGCGACAACTTGATTTCTCGGGCGGCGGACGTGGCATTGAAGGAGCGCCGCAAAACGGTGCTGGTGCCTCGTGAAACCCCGTTAAATTTGGCGCATATCCGCAATATGGCCAGCGTCACGGAAATGGGCGGGATTATCTATCCGCCGATGCCGGCTTTTTACAACAAGACCGATTCCGTAAGGGCGATGGTTGATGAAGGTGTGGGTCGAATCCTGGATATGTTTGGGGTTGATGCGACCGGTCTTTTCAAACCATGGACCGGTCTGGACGGTTAA
- the hxlA gene encoding 3-hexulose-6-phosphate synthase, whose amino-acid sequence MARPLIQMALDSLDFNQTVELADKVAPYVDIFEIGTPCIKYNGINLVKELRQRYPDKLLLVDLKTMDAGEYEAGAFYAAGADICTVLGVSGLATIAGVIKAAKKHGAETQIDLINVADKAECARESVKLGAQIVGIHTGLDAQAAGHTPFTDLNDIARLGLNVRISVAGGIKQATVQQVVEAGANIIVVGAAIYGAPCPATAAREIRELVDAAAA is encoded by the coding sequence ATGGCAAGACCATTAATTCAAATGGCGTTGGATTCACTGGATTTCAACCAAACTGTCGAATTGGCTGATAAAGTAGCGCCTTATGTTGATATTTTTGAAATCGGCACTCCTTGCATCAAATACAACGGTATCAATCTGGTTAAAGAACTGAGACAGCGTTACCCAGATAAATTGTTGTTGGTTGACCTGAAAACCATGGACGCAGGCGAATACGAAGCCGGTGCTTTCTATGCTGCTGGCGCGGACATCTGCACCGTACTGGGCGTATCCGGTTTGGCCACTATCGCCGGCGTTATCAAAGCCGCGAAAAAACACGGCGCTGAAACTCAAATCGACTTGATCAACGTTGCCGACAAAGCCGAATGCGCGAGAGAGTCCGTTAAATTGGGCGCGCAAATCGTTGGTATTCACACCGGTCTGGACGCGCAAGCAGCCGGTCATACACCATTTACCGATCTGAACGACATCGCTCGTTTGGGCCTGAATGTGCGTATCTCTGTCGCTGGCGGTATCAAACAAGCGACTGTACAACAAGTCGTTGAAGCTGGCGCGAACATCATCGTTGTCGGTGCTGCTATCTATGGCGCGCCATGCCCAGCAACAGCTGCTCGCGAAATCCGCGAACTGGTTGACGCTGCTGCTGCATAA